The proteins below come from a single Drosophila kikkawai strain 14028-0561.14 chromosome 3R, DkikHiC1v2, whole genome shotgun sequence genomic window:
- the MICU3 gene encoding calcium uptake protein 3, mitochondrial isoform X9 codes for MAGAVARLTVKSGSLITQRSGVGVSVARSVRFSSGSSQTGGIPGHKTRRLLTIVGGSTVSLAALAAFIKLRSAENPVNAVSLKRRMRDDSELENVKLTARERRFIKFASVEFDDQLYMTPQDFLDSVVEQEPRPRLKRRQLSSDEVDKYKESTPALKKGSTRLFRNLRDKGIVSYTEYLFLLSILTKPKSGFRIAFNMFDTDGNQRVDKDEFLVMERIFSGAWKEKHGEQEPEEPEPQEPTPLEQNYVNDGEGLQRRHVVATTLQLHFFGKRGTGVINYDNFYRFMDNLQTEVLELEFHEFSKGNSVISELDFAKILLRYTYLATDEYDIFLERLLERVKDEKGITFHDFRDFCHFLNNLDDFTIAMRMYTLADRAISKDEFSRAVKICTGYKLSPHLIDTVFAIFDADGDGLLSYKEFIAIMKDRLHRGFKVSGRFFDYNEALDAYDEPAYPMFVAWRHRVCRHLDYFIDSDALWH; via the exons ATGGCGGGTGCAGTGGCTAGATTAACGGTTAAAAGTGGCTCCCTGATTACGCAGCGGTCAGGTGTGGGCGTGTCCGTTGCCCGATCGGTCAGATTCTCCAGCGGATCCTCACAAACGGGCGGTATTCCCGGCCATAAAACGCGACGTCTGCTGACCATTGTAGGCGGCAGCACGGTGTCTTTGGCCGCTTTGGCGGCTTTCATTAAACTGCGCTCGGCGGAAAATCCCGTGAATGCTGTTAGCCTGAAGCGACGCATG CGCGACGATAGTGAGCTGGAGAACGTAAAGCTGACGGCCCGAGAGCGTCGATTCATCAAGTTTGCATCCGTGGAGTTTGACGATCAGCTCTACATGACCCCACAGGACTTTCTAGACTCTGTGGTGGAGCAAGAGCCCAGAC CTCGCCTGAAACGGCGGCAACTTTCCAGCGATGAGGTGGACAAATACAAGGAGAGCACGCCTGCTTTGAAAAAGGGTTCAACGCGACTTTTTCGTAATCTGAGAGACAAAG GCATCGTCTCTTATACGGAGTACTTGTTTTTACTCTCAATCTTAACAA AGCCCAAATCGGGTTTCCGCATAGCCTTCAACATGTTCGACACTGATGGGAATCAGCGCGTGGACAAGGATGAGTTCCTAGTG ATGGAGCGCATTTTCAGCGGCGCTTGGAAGGAGAAGCACGGCGAACAAGAGCCGGAGGAGCCCGAGCCCCAAGAGCCCACTCCCCTCGAG CAGAACTATGTGAACGATGGCGAGGGACTGCAGCGACGCCATGTGGTGGCCACCACCCTCCAATTGCATTTCTTTGGCAAACGCGGCACGGGCGTGATTAACTATGACAACTTCTACCGCTTCATGGACAACCTGCAGACGGaggtgctggagctggagttCCACGAGTTCTCCAAGGGAAACAGTGTCATTAGCGAGCTGGACTTTGCCAAGATCCTGCTGCGGTACACGTATTTGGCCACTGATGAGTACGATATCTTCCTGGAGCGGCTGCTCGAGCGCGTCAAAGATGAGAAGGGCATCACTTTCCATGATTTCCGTGATTTTTGCCATTTCCTGAACAATCTCGATGACTTTACGATCGCAATGCGGATGTACACGCTGGCTGATCGGGCTATATCGAAGG ATGAATTTTCACGCGCCGTTAAGATCTGCACCGGCTACAAGCTGAGTCCACACTTGATCGACACTGTGTTTGCCATCTTCGATGCCGATGGCGATGGCCTGCTGTCCTACAAGGAGTTCATCGCTATAATGAAGGATCGCCTGCATCGTGGCTTTAAAGTAAGTGGTCGTTTCTTTGATTACAACGAGGCACTGGACGCCTATGACGAGCCCGCGTACCCCATGTTTGTGGCCTGGCGGCATCGGGTCTGTCGACACCTGGACTACTTCATTGACAGCGATGCGCTTTGGCACTGA
- the MICU3 gene encoding calcium uptake protein 3, mitochondrial isoform X11: MTPQDFLDSVVEQEPRPRLKRRQLSSDEVDKYKESTPALKKGSTRLFRNLRDKGIVSYTEYLFLLSILTKPKSGFRIAFNMFDTDGNQRVDKDEFLVIISILAGAFKDIQNVDPQTKQILSRLVSYDEQSQMMKPMAVALPKRGLMERIFSGAWKEKHGEQEPEEPEPQEPTPLEQNYVNDGEGLQRRHVVATTLQLHFFGKRGTGVINYDNFYRFMDNLQTEVLELEFHEFSKGNSVISELDFAKILLRYTYLATDEYDIFLERLLERVKDEKGITFHDFRDFCHFLNNLDDFTIAMRMYTLADRAISKDEFSRAVKICTGYKLSPHLIDTVFAIFDADGDGLLSYKEFIAIMKDRLHRGFKVSGRFFDYNEALDAYDEPAYPMFVAWRHRVCRHLDYFIDSDALWH, translated from the exons ATGACCCCACAGGACTTTCTAGACTCTGTGGTGGAGCAAGAGCCCAGAC CTCGCCTGAAACGGCGGCAACTTTCCAGCGATGAGGTGGACAAATACAAGGAGAGCACGCCTGCTTTGAAAAAGGGTTCAACGCGACTTTTTCGTAATCTGAGAGACAAAG GCATCGTCTCTTATACGGAGTACTTGTTTTTACTCTCAATCTTAACAA AGCCCAAATCGGGTTTCCGCATAGCCTTCAACATGTTCGACACTGATGGGAATCAGCGCGTGGACAAGGATGAGTTCCTAGTG ATAATTTCCATTTTGGCCGGCGCTTTCAAAGACATTCAAAATGTCGATCCACAAACCAAGCAAATT CTATCGCGTTTAGTTTCCTATGATGAGCAAAGCCAAATGATGAAGCCCATGGCGGTGGCGCTACCAAAGAGGGGTCTA ATGGAGCGCATTTTCAGCGGCGCTTGGAAGGAGAAGCACGGCGAACAAGAGCCGGAGGAGCCCGAGCCCCAAGAGCCCACTCCCCTCGAG CAGAACTATGTGAACGATGGCGAGGGACTGCAGCGACGCCATGTGGTGGCCACCACCCTCCAATTGCATTTCTTTGGCAAACGCGGCACGGGCGTGATTAACTATGACAACTTCTACCGCTTCATGGACAACCTGCAGACGGaggtgctggagctggagttCCACGAGTTCTCCAAGGGAAACAGTGTCATTAGCGAGCTGGACTTTGCCAAGATCCTGCTGCGGTACACGTATTTGGCCACTGATGAGTACGATATCTTCCTGGAGCGGCTGCTCGAGCGCGTCAAAGATGAGAAGGGCATCACTTTCCATGATTTCCGTGATTTTTGCCATTTCCTGAACAATCTCGATGACTTTACGATCGCAATGCGGATGTACACGCTGGCTGATCGGGCTATATCGAAGG ATGAATTTTCACGCGCCGTTAAGATCTGCACCGGCTACAAGCTGAGTCCACACTTGATCGACACTGTGTTTGCCATCTTCGATGCCGATGGCGATGGCCTGCTGTCCTACAAGGAGTTCATCGCTATAATGAAGGATCGCCTGCATCGTGGCTTTAAAGTAAGTGGTCGTTTCTTTGATTACAACGAGGCACTGGACGCCTATGACGAGCCCGCGTACCCCATGTTTGTGGCCTGGCGGCATCGGGTCTGTCGACACCTGGACTACTTCATTGACAGCGATGCGCTTTGGCACTGA
- the MICU3 gene encoding calcium uptake protein 3, mitochondrial isoform X10, producing MAGAVARLTVKSGSLITQRSGVGVSVARSVRFSSGSSQTGGIPGHKTRRLLTIVGGSTVSLAALAAFIKLRSAENPVNAVSLKRRMRDDSELENVKLTARERRFIKFASVEFDDQLYMTPQDFLDSVVEQEPRPRLKRRQLSSDEVDKYKESTPALKKGSTRLFRNLRDKGIVSYTEYLFLLSILTKPKSGFRIAFNMFDTDGNQRVDKDEFLVMERIFSGAWKEKHGEQEPEEPEPQEPTPLENYVNDGEGLQRRHVVATTLQLHFFGKRGTGVINYDNFYRFMDNLQTEVLELEFHEFSKGNSVISELDFAKILLRYTYLATDEYDIFLERLLERVKDEKGITFHDFRDFCHFLNNLDDFTIAMRMYTLADRAISKDEFSRAVKICTGYKLSPHLIDTVFAIFDADGDGLLSYKEFIAIMKDRLHRGFKVSGRFFDYNEALDAYDEPAYPMFVAWRHRVCRHLDYFIDSDALWH from the exons ATGGCGGGTGCAGTGGCTAGATTAACGGTTAAAAGTGGCTCCCTGATTACGCAGCGGTCAGGTGTGGGCGTGTCCGTTGCCCGATCGGTCAGATTCTCCAGCGGATCCTCACAAACGGGCGGTATTCCCGGCCATAAAACGCGACGTCTGCTGACCATTGTAGGCGGCAGCACGGTGTCTTTGGCCGCTTTGGCGGCTTTCATTAAACTGCGCTCGGCGGAAAATCCCGTGAATGCTGTTAGCCTGAAGCGACGCATG CGCGACGATAGTGAGCTGGAGAACGTAAAGCTGACGGCCCGAGAGCGTCGATTCATCAAGTTTGCATCCGTGGAGTTTGACGATCAGCTCTACATGACCCCACAGGACTTTCTAGACTCTGTGGTGGAGCAAGAGCCCAGAC CTCGCCTGAAACGGCGGCAACTTTCCAGCGATGAGGTGGACAAATACAAGGAGAGCACGCCTGCTTTGAAAAAGGGTTCAACGCGACTTTTTCGTAATCTGAGAGACAAAG GCATCGTCTCTTATACGGAGTACTTGTTTTTACTCTCAATCTTAACAA AGCCCAAATCGGGTTTCCGCATAGCCTTCAACATGTTCGACACTGATGGGAATCAGCGCGTGGACAAGGATGAGTTCCTAGTG ATGGAGCGCATTTTCAGCGGCGCTTGGAAGGAGAAGCACGGCGAACAAGAGCCGGAGGAGCCCGAGCCCCAAGAGCCCACTCCCCTCGAG AACTATGTGAACGATGGCGAGGGACTGCAGCGACGCCATGTGGTGGCCACCACCCTCCAATTGCATTTCTTTGGCAAACGCGGCACGGGCGTGATTAACTATGACAACTTCTACCGCTTCATGGACAACCTGCAGACGGaggtgctggagctggagttCCACGAGTTCTCCAAGGGAAACAGTGTCATTAGCGAGCTGGACTTTGCCAAGATCCTGCTGCGGTACACGTATTTGGCCACTGATGAGTACGATATCTTCCTGGAGCGGCTGCTCGAGCGCGTCAAAGATGAGAAGGGCATCACTTTCCATGATTTCCGTGATTTTTGCCATTTCCTGAACAATCTCGATGACTTTACGATCGCAATGCGGATGTACACGCTGGCTGATCGGGCTATATCGAAGG ATGAATTTTCACGCGCCGTTAAGATCTGCACCGGCTACAAGCTGAGTCCACACTTGATCGACACTGTGTTTGCCATCTTCGATGCCGATGGCGATGGCCTGCTGTCCTACAAGGAGTTCATCGCTATAATGAAGGATCGCCTGCATCGTGGCTTTAAAGTAAGTGGTCGTTTCTTTGATTACAACGAGGCACTGGACGCCTATGACGAGCCCGCGTACCCCATGTTTGTGGCCTGGCGGCATCGGGTCTGTCGACACCTGGACTACTTCATTGACAGCGATGCGCTTTGGCACTGA
- the MICU3 gene encoding calcium uptake protein 3, mitochondrial isoform X4, giving the protein MAGAVARLTVKSGSLITQRSGVGVSVARSVRFSSGSSQTGGIPGHKTRRLLTIVGGSTVSLAALAAFIKLRSAENPVNAVSLKRRMRDDSELENVKLTARERRFIKFASVEFDDQLYMTPQDFLDSVVEQEPRPRLKRRQLSSDEVDKYKESTPALKKGSTRLFRNLRDKGIVSYTEYLFLLSILTKPKSGFRIAFNMFDTDGNQRVDKDEFLVIISILAGAFKDIQNVDPQTKQILSRLVSYDEQSQMMKPMAVALPKRGLMERIFSGAWKEKHGEQEPEEPEPQEPTPLENYVNDGEGLQRRHVVATTLQLHFFGKRGTGVINYDNFYRFMDNLQTEVLELEFHEFSKGNSVISELDFAKILLRYTYLATDEYDIFLERLLERVKDEKGITFHDFRDFCHFLNNLDDFTIAMRMYTLADRAISKDEFSRAVKICTGYKLSPHLIDTVFAIFDADGDGLLSYKEFIAIMKDRLHRGFKSVAKSEGWDAFKYCVRNEMKTMMKSAN; this is encoded by the exons ATGGCGGGTGCAGTGGCTAGATTAACGGTTAAAAGTGGCTCCCTGATTACGCAGCGGTCAGGTGTGGGCGTGTCCGTTGCCCGATCGGTCAGATTCTCCAGCGGATCCTCACAAACGGGCGGTATTCCCGGCCATAAAACGCGACGTCTGCTGACCATTGTAGGCGGCAGCACGGTGTCTTTGGCCGCTTTGGCGGCTTTCATTAAACTGCGCTCGGCGGAAAATCCCGTGAATGCTGTTAGCCTGAAGCGACGCATG CGCGACGATAGTGAGCTGGAGAACGTAAAGCTGACGGCCCGAGAGCGTCGATTCATCAAGTTTGCATCCGTGGAGTTTGACGATCAGCTCTACATGACCCCACAGGACTTTCTAGACTCTGTGGTGGAGCAAGAGCCCAGAC CTCGCCTGAAACGGCGGCAACTTTCCAGCGATGAGGTGGACAAATACAAGGAGAGCACGCCTGCTTTGAAAAAGGGTTCAACGCGACTTTTTCGTAATCTGAGAGACAAAG GCATCGTCTCTTATACGGAGTACTTGTTTTTACTCTCAATCTTAACAA AGCCCAAATCGGGTTTCCGCATAGCCTTCAACATGTTCGACACTGATGGGAATCAGCGCGTGGACAAGGATGAGTTCCTAGTG ATAATTTCCATTTTGGCCGGCGCTTTCAAAGACATTCAAAATGTCGATCCACAAACCAAGCAAATT CTATCGCGTTTAGTTTCCTATGATGAGCAAAGCCAAATGATGAAGCCCATGGCGGTGGCGCTACCAAAGAGGGGTCTA ATGGAGCGCATTTTCAGCGGCGCTTGGAAGGAGAAGCACGGCGAACAAGAGCCGGAGGAGCCCGAGCCCCAAGAGCCCACTCCCCTCGAG AACTATGTGAACGATGGCGAGGGACTGCAGCGACGCCATGTGGTGGCCACCACCCTCCAATTGCATTTCTTTGGCAAACGCGGCACGGGCGTGATTAACTATGACAACTTCTACCGCTTCATGGACAACCTGCAGACGGaggtgctggagctggagttCCACGAGTTCTCCAAGGGAAACAGTGTCATTAGCGAGCTGGACTTTGCCAAGATCCTGCTGCGGTACACGTATTTGGCCACTGATGAGTACGATATCTTCCTGGAGCGGCTGCTCGAGCGCGTCAAAGATGAGAAGGGCATCACTTTCCATGATTTCCGTGATTTTTGCCATTTCCTGAACAATCTCGATGACTTTACGATCGCAATGCGGATGTACACGCTGGCTGATCGGGCTATATCGAAGG ATGAATTTTCACGCGCCGTTAAGATCTGCACCGGCTACAAGCTGAGTCCACACTTGATCGACACTGTGTTTGCCATCTTCGATGCCGATGGCGATGGCCTGCTGTCCTACAAGGAGTTCATCGCTATAATGAAGGATCGCCTGCATCGTGGCTTTAAA